AGGCACGACCGGCTTGATCGACTCATCCAGCTGCCGTCCCGATGCGGGCGCCCAATGACCGGTGAATCCATCCTGCCTGGGTTCCGGCAGCTTTGCGTCCCGCAGCACGCTGTCTGCCAGCGTGTTGGAGTTTTGCTCCAGCGGGTCGTAAGGGTATCTGTCGTCCTTGCTCCTGGCGTTGGCGACCATCTGCTGCCAGGTCCTGGACAGGTCCGGACCGTGCGCGATGCCCTCCCGATACTGCTTCTGGCCCACCGCGTTGGGGTTGGCGGGATGGTCGGGATTTGTCCTGTCGTAGGGAAGGTCGGTTTCGACGTGCATCCTTCCATAGGGCAGGCCGGGCTGAGGATCCCCCGTCCATCCACTGATGGTGTGCTGTTGACCCTGCTTGTCCGTGTAGAGCAGGAACTTGTGGTGATAGTCCTTGCCCAGCTGCGCCCCGATGTTGCGGTACCCGACCTCGATCTTCTCGTCCATGAGGCGCTCCAGGATCCCTATTGGTTCTTGAGGTGCAGCGC
The window above is part of the Pseudoxanthomonas sp. X-1 genome. Proteins encoded here:
- a CDS encoding XVIPCD domain-containing protein, whose amino-acid sequence is MDEKIEVGYRNIGAQLGKDYHHKFLLYTDKQGQQHTISGWTGDPQPGLPYGRMHVETDLPYDRTNPDHPANPNAVGQKQYREGIAHGPDLSRTWQQMVANARSKDDRYPYDPLEQNSNTLADSVLRDAKLPEPRQDGFTGHWAPASGRQLDESIKPVVPGLGNSGRVSSAGHPALDADREAQLRNDPYFRQALAGLDRLGPEAGVYTNQQDKERMAGALAVEAKQGRLPGIQEVVANPANGNLFAVWKNPGNDQDVMRVHIDKGEAIKQPLADHLHRLEIANQQAVQAPTQEAHSRSMEQPHHGAFAR